In Pseudomonadota bacterium, a single window of DNA contains:
- a CDS encoding methyltransferase domain-containing protein, which translates to MKELKSYALQGTTEHILNFMEGMKKGVVLDIPSGQGALSKKLESMGFTVFLGDLEDKNILYRNGRAVQLNLNHLLPFKDRMFDFVICIEGIEHIENSHHLIRECSRVLKTNGYFVLSTPNVMSIKSRIRFLFYSYLDYFKYYGSIAEESRHQLDDYDHQHINPVFYAEIKYILKKYGFNIEKIEANRKVKKWKVIYPLIKWLIKNKTKKRFQKDTFYLSDELLDGEDLLYIARL; encoded by the coding sequence ATGAAAGAGCTTAAGAGTTATGCTTTACAAGGTACTACCGAACATATTTTAAATTTTATGGAAGGAATGAAAAAGGGTGTTGTCCTTGATATTCCGTCAGGTCAGGGTGCACTGTCAAAAAAACTTGAAAGTATGGGATTTACAGTTTTTTTAGGTGATCTTGAGGATAAAAACATTCTTTATAGAAACGGGAGGGCAGTGCAGCTTAATCTTAATCATTTATTGCCATTTAAAGACAGGATGTTTGACTTCGTGATATGTATCGAGGGGATAGAACATATAGAAAACTCTCATCATCTGATAAGAGAGTGTTCAAGGGTGCTTAAAACAAATGGTTATTTTGTTCTTAGTACGCCTAATGTAATGTCGATCAAATCAAGAATAAGGTTCTTATTTTACAGTTATCTCGATTATTTTAAGTATTACGGCTCGATTGCTGAAGAATCCAGACATCAATTGGATGACTATGATCACCAGCATATAAATCCTGTTTTTTATGCTGAGATTAAATATATCCTGAAAAAATATGGATTCAACATTGAAAAAATAGAAGCTAATAGAAAGGTTAAAAAGTGGAAGGTTATCTACCCTCTTATAAAATGGCTTATTAAAAATAAAACAAAAAAGCGTTTTCAAAAAGACACCTTTTATCTGTCCGACGAATTGTTGGATGGCGAAGATTTGTTGTATATAGCAAGACTTTAA
- the recN gene encoding DNA repair protein RecN, which produces MLTFLKVTGFAIIDELQVEFEDGLNIITGETGAGKSIIINALSTLINAKASSEMVRSNAGQAEVTGYFFKGDKEYLLKRIINANGRSRALLNDSPVTLSRMDELGNVLINIYGQNEFQYLLDKTSYIVMLDNILSLEDARESLAGKVKEMKGITILLETKKKEIAGRDKEIALLEFQIDEIERENLREGEEDEIKERLKVLKDAEKIRNALVSVREGMYEDDNAVYGVLKTFIMLLKPFRDIEAIEKLKARIESMSFVVEDVLLEIKGMEKMLDDDPDELQKLDDRLSRLYALKNKYGKTYEDIMMYKDAAQKRLAYLKSISDDIEELEKNNILLDAGIRQLADSLSASRRVGVPGIEKAIIDELGFLSMKGMQFKVEITDKGMIDEDGRDDVELLISTNPGEQPKPLRKIASGGELSRIMLAIKKVIGGDEERTLVFDEIDAGIGGRVADMVGKRLKDLSKKHQIICITHLPQIAVYGDHHFLVEKIQEQQATMTNIKKLSTKERIDEIARMLGGAIITEKTILRSEEMLHNAEKSRY; this is translated from the coding sequence ATGCTCACCTTTCTTAAAGTAACGGGATTTGCAATCATTGATGAACTGCAGGTTGAGTTTGAAGATGGTCTGAATATAATAACAGGTGAAACAGGGGCAGGCAAATCCATAATAATAAATGCACTATCCACGCTTATCAACGCAAAAGCGTCTTCCGAGATGGTCAGGAGCAATGCCGGGCAGGCAGAAGTAACAGGGTATTTTTTCAAAGGAGATAAGGAGTATTTGCTGAAAAGGATAATAAATGCCAACGGCAGATCAAGGGCATTGCTGAACGATAGCCCGGTTACCTTAAGCAGGATGGACGAACTGGGTAATGTGCTAATAAATATTTACGGCCAGAATGAATTTCAATATCTTCTTGATAAAACAAGTTATATCGTAATGTTAGATAACATCCTGTCCCTTGAGGATGCGAGGGAATCCCTTGCCGGAAAGGTCAAAGAGATGAAGGGAATCACTATTTTGCTGGAGACAAAGAAAAAAGAGATTGCCGGGCGCGATAAGGAAATTGCCCTCCTTGAGTTCCAGATTGATGAGATAGAAAGGGAGAATCTTAGGGAAGGCGAAGAAGATGAGATTAAAGAAAGACTCAAGGTCTTGAAAGACGCAGAGAAAATAAGGAATGCCCTTGTATCGGTCAGGGAAGGCATGTATGAAGACGATAATGCAGTATACGGAGTGCTTAAAACCTTCATTATGCTTTTAAAGCCTTTTAGGGACATTGAGGCCATAGAGAAGCTGAAAGCCAGGATAGAATCGATGTCTTTTGTTGTTGAGGATGTTTTACTTGAAATAAAGGGTATGGAAAAAATGTTGGATGACGATCCTGATGAGCTTCAAAAACTCGATGACAGGTTATCAAGATTGTATGCACTCAAAAATAAATACGGAAAAACCTATGAAGACATTATGATGTATAAAGATGCAGCTCAAAAAAGGCTCGCCTATCTGAAAAGTATCTCTGATGATATTGAAGAGCTTGAAAAGAATAATATATTGCTTGACGCCGGGATCAGGCAACTTGCAGACAGCCTGTCTGCATCAAGAAGGGTAGGAGTTCCGGGAATAGAGAAAGCAATTATTGATGAGCTTGGTTTTCTTTCCATGAAGGGTATGCAATTCAAGGTGGAGATAACGGATAAGGGTATGATTGATGAAGATGGCAGAGATGATGTAGAACTGCTGATAAGTACAAACCCAGGAGAACAACCAAAGCCATTAAGAAAGATAGCGTCAGGCGGGGAATTGTCGAGGATCATGCTTGCCATAAAAAAGGTTATCGGGGGCGATGAGGAGCGAACCCTTGTTTTTGATGAAATTGATGCCGGAATAGGTGGCAGGGTGGCGGATATGGTTGGAAAAAGGTTGAAAGACCTTTCAAAAAAACATCAGATAATATGTATAACACACCTCCCTCAGATTGCAGTGTACGGTGATCACCACTTCCTGGTTGAGAAAATTCAGGAACAGCAAGCTACCATGACAAATATAAAGAAACTTTCAACAAAAGAAAGAATTGATGAAATTGCACGTATGCTCGGAGGAGCAATTATTACGGAAAAAACTATTTTAAGGTCAGAGGAGATGTTGCATAATGCTGAGAAAAGCCGGTATTAA
- a CDS encoding TldD/PmbA family protein, with protein MDYEKLKDRAGKTFDGYELFFLKEKLKKYETKDAQLCGVEIKEEEGIALRGIKDKRLVFSYTYDRGDSAIEALIENGVTLLPYVEEDENAGFSEEYKDYPSMSIYDSKGLEIDDMYKVDILIGMEKAIIDFDKKIVVTRNCELQEAEIQVKIINSNGLNAESRKTLYMLSAMAVAKDKDEVSWYDWIWSNRLNEIDARTFGTHTAQKTISFLSSEQIETGAYDGILSPQASSDILGILSDSFLSENLYKDKTMLKDRRETKCFSEIINIKDSGMHGMDSFPFDGEGVPSFENIVVENGYFNTFLYDNYYGRKYNLPSTGNCERGGVKEPPRCATRGFFIEKGMRDIKDELTNGLIIEELMGTHTANTVTGDFSLGAIGYLCKNGSKKPFKGVIISGNIFEMLNNVKEIGNDLRFYGTCGSPSLYIEGLKISGK; from the coding sequence ATGGATTATGAAAAGCTAAAAGACAGGGCTGGCAAAACCTTTGACGGTTACGAACTTTTTTTCCTGAAGGAAAAACTAAAAAAATATGAAACCAAAGATGCCCAGTTATGCGGTGTTGAGATCAAAGAAGAGGAGGGCATTGCACTGAGAGGCATCAAGGATAAAAGACTCGTTTTTTCCTATACATATGACCGGGGTGACAGTGCAATTGAGGCTCTGATTGAAAATGGCGTTACACTTTTGCCATATGTAGAAGAAGATGAAAACGCCGGATTTTCCGAGGAGTACAAAGACTACCCCTCTATGAGCATATATGACAGCAAGGGTCTTGAAATTGACGACATGTACAAAGTTGACATACTTATAGGGATGGAAAAGGCAATCATTGATTTTGATAAAAAAATTGTTGTTACAAGGAACTGTGAGCTTCAGGAAGCGGAGATTCAGGTAAAAATAATTAATTCCAACGGGTTAAATGCGGAAAGCAGAAAGACATTATATATGCTCTCCGCCATGGCAGTTGCAAAGGATAAAGATGAGGTTTCATGGTACGATTGGATATGGTCCAACCGTTTGAATGAAATCGATGCAAGGACCTTCGGGACACATACAGCTCAAAAAACTATCTCTTTTCTTTCAAGCGAGCAGATTGAGACAGGTGCATATGATGGGATACTCAGCCCGCAGGCATCCTCCGATATACTGGGGATACTCTCAGATTCTTTTCTTTCAGAGAACCTTTATAAGGATAAAACCATGTTAAAGGACAGGAGAGAAACAAAATGTTTTTCTGAGATTATTAATATAAAAGACTCCGGTATGCATGGAATGGATAGTTTCCCATTTGATGGCGAAGGAGTTCCCTCCTTTGAAAACATCGTTGTAGAGAACGGGTATTTTAATACTTTTCTCTATGACAATTATTATGGACGTAAATATAATTTGCCATCTACAGGTAATTGTGAGCGGGGAGGGGTGAAAGAACCACCGAGATGTGCAACGAGAGGCTTTTTTATTGAGAAGGGTATGCGGGATATAAAAGATGAGCTGACAAACGGTCTTATCATTGAGGAGCTTATGGGAACTCATACTGCCAATACGGTAACAGGGGATTTTTCCCTCGGTGCAATTGGATATTTATGTAAAAACGGTAGCAAAAAACCTTTTAAAGGGGTAATTATTTCAGGAAACATCTTTGAAATGTTGAACAATGTGAAAGAGATCGGGAATGATTTAAGATTTTATGGTACATGCGGCTCCCCGTCTCTATATATAGAAGGTTTAAAAATCAGCGGTAAATAA
- a CDS encoding ferredoxin:glutaredoxin reductase, with protein MINKDTVDLHDVDVSFDALSKDAESKGYILNPDKEFTKALIMGLIINKRRYGYPSCPCRLADEKKEDDLDIICPCNYRDVDLNEHGACYCALYVTREIADGKRPLNPIPERRPPKEERIKKRRLLETGTTRLSYAIWRCAVCGYLCAREFPPEVCPICKAQKERFEKLVINMA; from the coding sequence ATGATTAATAAAGACACAGTGGACTTACATGACGTAGATGTGTCCTTTGATGCATTATCAAAAGACGCAGAGTCAAAAGGATACATTCTGAACCCGGACAAGGAATTTACAAAAGCCCTGATCATGGGTCTTATTATTAATAAGAGAAGATATGGTTATCCCTCGTGCCCTTGCAGGTTGGCCGATGAAAAAAAGGAAGATGATCTTGATATCATATGCCCTTGTAATTACAGAGATGTCGACTTGAACGAGCATGGTGCCTGTTACTGTGCTCTCTATGTGACCAGAGAAATAGCGGATGGTAAGAGACCGTTGAACCCTATTCCGGAGAGAAGACCACCCAAAGAAGAAAGGATTAAAAAGAGACGGCTCCTTGAAACAGGTACTACCCGGCTCTCCTATGCGATCTGGAGATGCGCGGTATGCGGCTACCTCTGCGCAAGGGAATTTCCACCGGAAGTCTGTCCTATATGCAAAGCCCAAAAAGAACGTTTTGAAAAATTAGTTATAAATATGGCGTGA
- a CDS encoding CopG family transcriptional regulator produces the protein MQIRHNITLDEDISLELDSIANELGEKKSSVIEKALAVYFDFLDLKLVQKRMKDLKEGRDTIIDAKEVWKEIGV, from the coding sequence ATGCAGATAAGACATAATATTACCCTTGACGAGGATATTTCTCTGGAATTGGATTCAATCGCAAATGAACTCGGTGAAAAGAAAAGTTCTGTAATAGAAAAAGCGCTTGCTGTTTACTTTGATTTTCTTGATCTCAAACTTGTGCAAAAAAGAATGAAGGACCTTAAAGAAGGGCGAGACACGATAATAGACGCAAAAGAAGTTTGGAAAGAAATTGGGGTTTAA
- a CDS encoding lipid-binding SYLF domain-containing protein, protein MKTKKCGYWIESVLLIGALLLAFSGMTSPLCADDAKDSAQLVDKARMTLENFSNAREMEGFRNLIKDAKGVFIAPQVLKGAFVFGVSGGSGVFVVRDRKSGTWAGPAFYTIGEASFGLQAGGEASEVILLAMTDRGVTALLGNSAKLGADVGVAVGPVGMGAAASTANLSADIVSFASSKGLFGGIAVDGAVVKVRNGLNQAYYHKKKLTPTDILIRRIARNPQADSLLKVVSGAVQEK, encoded by the coding sequence ATGAAGACAAAAAAATGTGGCTATTGGATCGAAAGTGTTTTGCTCATAGGAGCACTGCTTTTAGCTTTTTCCGGAATGACATCTCCGTTGTGTGCCGATGATGCCAAGGACAGCGCGCAACTGGTAGATAAGGCACGGATGACCCTGGAAAACTTTTCTAATGCCCGGGAGATGGAAGGTTTTCGCAATCTTATAAAGGATGCCAAGGGTGTCTTTATTGCCCCACAGGTCCTGAAAGGTGCCTTTGTTTTTGGTGTCTCCGGAGGCAGTGGGGTCTTCGTAGTACGTGACAGGAAATCTGGAACCTGGGCAGGACCTGCCTTTTACACAATTGGTGAGGCAAGTTTTGGTCTTCAGGCAGGTGGTGAGGCCTCTGAAGTGATACTTCTTGCCATGACCGACCGGGGTGTCACAGCTCTCCTTGGGAATAGCGCTAAACTCGGAGCAGATGTCGGTGTTGCCGTAGGGCCTGTCGGTATGGGAGCAGCAGCTTCAACAGCCAACCTCAGTGCCGACATTGTGAGCTTTGCCAGCTCAAAAGGGTTGTTTGGCGGCATTGCTGTGGATGGGGCTGTAGTAAAGGTACGTAATGGATTGAATCAAGCCTATTACCACAAAAAGAAACTCACCCCTACTGATATCCTCATCCGGAGAATAGCCAGGAATCCTCAGGCTGATAGTTTGCTCAAAGTTGTTTCCGGTGCGGTTCAGGAAAAGTAA
- a CDS encoding N-acetyltransferase, producing MLRKAGIKDIKQIHSIINFSASKGEMLPRSLGELYDNMRDCFVFEEKGTIAGAGALHICWEDLAEIRSLCVAEPFRGKGVGRKLVNACIDEAYHFKIKKVFLLTYQEDFFKKCGFQTVDKKELPQKIWSDCIKCPKFPECDEIAMVKVVKGE from the coding sequence ATGCTGAGAAAAGCCGGTATTAAAGATATAAAACAGATCCACAGCATCATAAATTTCTCTGCTTCAAAAGGAGAGATGCTGCCGAGATCCCTTGGTGAACTGTATGATAACATGAGGGATTGTTTTGTGTTTGAGGAAAAGGGTACAATTGCCGGTGCAGGCGCCCTCCATATTTGCTGGGAAGATCTTGCGGAAATACGGTCGCTCTGCGTTGCAGAGCCCTTCAGAGGCAAGGGTGTCGGCAGAAAGCTTGTAAATGCCTGTATTGATGAGGCTTATCACTTTAAAATTAAAAAAGTATTTCTCCTGACCTACCAGGAAGATTTTTTTAAAAAATGCGGTTTCCAGACTGTGGACAAAAAAGAACTTCCGCAAAAAATATGGTCTGATTGTATAAAATGTCCAAAATTTCCGGAATGTGATGAGATAGCGATGGTAAAAGTAGTGAAAGGTGAATAG
- a CDS encoding glutaredoxin family protein produces the protein MATTHISGSDKGNLVLYTLSTCIWCKKTKAFLNEIGVQYDYVDMDILEGEEREKMLEDLKHWNPKCSFPSLVINNEACVIGYDVEKIKEGIGI, from the coding sequence ATGGCAACGACACATATCAGCGGCAGCGACAAAGGAAATCTGGTTCTTTATACATTAAGCACATGCATATGGTGCAAAAAGACAAAGGCTTTCCTTAACGAAATCGGAGTACAATATGACTATGTTGATATGGACATTCTTGAAGGAGAAGAAAGGGAAAAAATGTTGGAGGATCTGAAACACTGGAACCCGAAATGTTCTTTTCCTTCCCTTGTAATCAATAATGAAGCATGCGTCATTGGTTATGATGTCGAAAAGATAAAGGAAGGCATAGGAATATGA
- a CDS encoding NAD(+)/NADH kinase: MKRIHIVCKRGHAHAAKIAEHIIEEFGNRKDIYLEEDAARMLGYEKSVELEHIGDGADMIMVLGGDGTLLSVSRHVKREDVPILGVNLGSLGFLTEISAEELPSVLGRVFEDDYEISKRIMLDVVVIRGGEKIFELATLNDAVITKDTLARIIDIETYVDNEYLTTIRGDGLIVSTPTGSTGYSLAAGGPIIYPSLKNVVLSPICPHMLTNRPIILPECVTIRALLLSADERVVLTLDGQIGIPLEYGDEVIMKKSTHTVSLIKSLQRGYFEILRTKLKWGER, encoded by the coding sequence ATGAAAAGAATCCACATTGTGTGCAAAAGAGGCCATGCACATGCTGCCAAGATAGCAGAGCATATTATAGAAGAATTCGGGAATCGGAAAGATATTTATTTGGAAGAAGATGCCGCCAGGATGCTTGGTTATGAAAAAAGCGTTGAATTAGAACATATAGGCGATGGAGCCGATATGATAATGGTGCTTGGAGGCGACGGAACACTGCTTAGCGTATCGAGGCATGTGAAGAGGGAGGATGTGCCAATACTGGGTGTAAATCTCGGTAGCCTTGGATTTTTAACAGAGATCTCGGCAGAAGAACTTCCCTCCGTATTGGGGCGTGTGTTCGAAGACGATTATGAAATATCAAAAAGAATTATGCTTGACGTTGTTGTAATAAGGGGAGGAGAGAAGATATTTGAGCTTGCAACCCTGAATGATGCTGTAATTACAAAAGATACACTTGCACGGATTATTGATATTGAGACATATGTAGATAATGAGTACTTGACGACAATCAGGGGGGACGGGCTTATCGTATCTACCCCCACTGGATCGACAGGATATTCGTTAGCTGCCGGAGGGCCGATCATCTATCCCTCTTTGAAAAACGTTGTACTGTCACCGATATGTCCGCATATGCTTACTAACAGGCCGATTATACTGCCTGAATGTGTGACGATAAGAGCGTTGTTATTATCCGCTGATGAGAGGGTTGTCCTTACCCTTGACGGGCAGATAGGTATCCCGCTGGAGTATGGGGATGAGGTTATTATGAAAAAATCAACACATACGGTAAGCCTTATTAAATCCTTGCAGAGAGGATATTTTGAAATATTGAGAACAAAACTTAAATGGGGTGAAAGGTAG
- a CDS encoding PAS domain-containing protein, translated as MELRESEERWQFALEGSGDGVWDWNAETNKVYFSSQWKEMLGFSDDEIGDTFDEWDKRLHPNDREHVYAEINKHFEGESSVYSSEHRLKCKDGKYKWILNRGKVISRTQDGKPMRVIGTHTDIKIRKQMEEERFENEKLKSALEMADAVCHELNQPFQVIIGETEILMFGDKANDEQSKRLENIKKQIIRMGEITRKLMTLRKYQVKNYVGTTDIVGIDNLSDESDK; from the coding sequence ATGGAACTGCGTGAGAGTGAAGAACGCTGGCAATTTGCTCTGGAAGGATCAGGTGATGGTGTATGGGACTGGAATGCAGAAACAAACAAGGTTTATTTTTCAAGTCAATGGAAGGAAATGCTTGGTTTTTCAGATGATGAAATAGGAGATACGTTTGATGAGTGGGACAAGCGTTTACATCCGAATGACAGGGAACATGTGTACGCTGAAATCAATAAACATTTTGAAGGAGAATCGTCTGTATATAGCAGCGAGCATCGATTAAAGTGCAAAGATGGTAAATACAAGTGGATTCTGAACCGCGGCAAGGTCATCAGCAGGACGCAGGATGGCAAACCGATGCGGGTTATCGGTACACATACTGATATTAAAATCCGCAAACAAATGGAAGAAGAAAGATTTGAAAATGAAAAACTTAAAAGCGCCCTTGAGATGGCCGACGCAGTATGCCATGAATTGAATCAGCCATTTCAGGTTATCATAGGCGAGACAGAGATTTTGATGTTTGGGGACAAGGCCAATGATGAACAATCAAAAAGACTTGAAAATATAAAAAAACAGATTATCCGGATGGGCGAAATAACACGAAAGCTGATGACATTAAGAAAATATCAGGTGAAGAACTATGTTGGAACAACCGACATAGTAGGCATCGATAATTTGTCGGACGAAAGCGATAAATAA
- the wecB gene encoding UDP-N-acetylglucosamine 2-epimerase (non-hydrolyzing), with amino-acid sequence MKKILIVFGTRPEAIKLAPVINRLKKHESRFYVIVCVTAQHRQMLDQVLSIFRISPDYDLDIMKENQDLFDITIESLKGLKEVFKTVKPDIVLAQGDTTTAFIAGLTAFYLKISVGHVEAGLRTYDKYSPFPEEKNRHLLSALTDYHFAPTQRSKSNLLHEGIPEEKVWVTGNTVIDGLLQIVKSQKSKIKQKVLLDFFKNNYNLALNAQRTKLILVTGHRRENFGEGFEHICKALRVIAEKRNDVTIVYPVHLNPNVQEPVKRMLSGIKNIYLIEPLEYERFVFLMNNSYLILTDSGGIQEEGPSLGKPVLVMRNTTERPEGIESGAVKLIGTDQDNIVRGALDLLENTALYEKMSKSVNPYGDGRASEKITDILLSKLK; translated from the coding sequence ATGAAGAAGATACTTATTGTTTTTGGAACAAGACCGGAGGCCATCAAGCTTGCGCCTGTGATAAACAGGCTTAAAAAGCATGAATCAAGATTTTACGTGATTGTCTGTGTTACTGCACAACACAGACAAATGCTTGATCAGGTACTTTCCATTTTCAGAATTTCCCCTGATTATGATCTGGATATCATGAAGGAAAACCAGGATTTATTTGATATAACAATAGAATCTCTTAAAGGGCTTAAAGAGGTTTTTAAAACAGTCAAACCGGATATTGTATTAGCTCAGGGAGATACAACAACTGCATTTATCGCAGGGCTCACCGCTTTTTATTTAAAAATATCTGTAGGCCATGTTGAAGCAGGACTCAGGACATACGATAAGTACAGCCCTTTTCCTGAAGAAAAAAACAGGCATCTTTTAAGCGCTTTAACCGATTATCATTTTGCCCCCACGCAGCGAAGCAAATCGAACCTTTTACACGAAGGTATCCCTGAAGAAAAGGTATGGGTAACAGGGAATACCGTCATAGATGGACTCCTGCAGATAGTCAAAAGTCAAAAATCAAAAATCAAACAAAAGGTTTTATTGGATTTTTTTAAAAATAATTATAATTTAGCACTTAACGCTCAACGGACAAAACTTATTCTTGTTACTGGCCACAGACGGGAAAATTTCGGGGAAGGCTTTGAACATATATGCAAGGCCTTACGGGTGATTGCTGAAAAAAGGAATGATGTGACTATTGTATATCCTGTTCATTTAAATCCGAATGTGCAAGAACCGGTAAAAAGGATGTTAAGCGGGATCAAAAATATTTATCTTATCGAACCTCTTGAATATGAACGGTTTGTCTTTTTAATGAACAATTCATATCTGATTTTAACCGATTCCGGCGGTATCCAGGAGGAAGGGCCCTCTTTGGGCAAACCGGTTCTTGTTATGAGGAACACTACCGAGAGACCTGAAGGCATAGAATCAGGTGCTGTTAAGCTTATAGGAACAGATCAGGATAATATCGTAAGAGGAGCCCTGGACCTCTTGGAAAATACTGCCCTATATGAAAAAATGTCGAAATCCGTGAATCCTTATGGTGATGGCAGGGCGTCTGAGAAGATAACAGATATCCTGCTTTCAAAGTTAAAGTAA
- a CDS encoding type II toxin-antitoxin system RelE/ParE family toxin, whose protein sequence is MYELKFLGRALHDLKKIDLPHQKIIKEKLLILAENPEILKNNIIILAGANEDYYRLRIGNYRVIYEEKEKELVILIIRIGHRREVYL, encoded by the coding sequence GTGTACGAGCTTAAATTCCTCGGCAGAGCACTCCATGATTTAAAAAAGATTGACCTGCCTCATCAAAAAATCATCAAAGAAAAGTTGCTTATCCTTGCTGAAAACCCGGAGATTCTGAAAAACAATATAATAATACTTGCCGGTGCAAATGAAGATTATTACAGACTTCGCATTGGGAATTACAGGGTTATCTATGAGGAGAAAGAGAAAGAACTCGTCATACTAATCATCCGTATCGGCCATAGAAGAGAAGTATACCTATAA
- a CDS encoding PAC2 family protein, protein MRIGCFQLYDPVPECNEPYVLATFQPWIDVNNVGSMILNELETRFGATEFGTLFKPGHFYDFTRYRPTIHLEDGIRDLLIPNTTINHVRREGENDLLLLRLLEPHANSEFYISSVLKLLKKFKAKKYIILGSMYDTVPHTRPLLISGYGMGETALQDLKKAGVLPIAYHGPSTILNLITKEASESGIEAIVLIVSLPQYVVLGEDYLGKVRLMEILNMLYNIPVDKEDFERALEQRNMINERMENSPEIKMLLPQLENMYDIRIKAMETEGTAQLTPEMEENLWKAIGKDIGKA, encoded by the coding sequence GTGAGAATAGGATGTTTTCAATTATACGATCCTGTACCGGAGTGTAACGAACCATACGTCCTGGCCACATTTCAGCCATGGATTGATGTTAACAATGTCGGAAGTATGATCCTGAACGAATTGGAGACACGATTCGGGGCAACAGAATTTGGGACACTATTCAAACCAGGCCACTTTTACGACTTTACAAGATACCGGCCTACTATCCACCTTGAAGATGGTATTCGTGATCTGTTAATTCCAAATACAACAATTAACCATGTAAGAAGAGAAGGAGAAAATGACCTTCTTCTGCTTCGTCTCCTGGAACCCCATGCCAATTCGGAGTTTTATATCAGTTCTGTTTTGAAGCTTTTAAAAAAATTCAAAGCAAAGAAATATATCATCCTGGGGAGCATGTATGACACAGTGCCTCACACCAGGCCTTTACTAATCAGCGGATATGGGATGGGAGAAACAGCGCTTCAGGATTTGAAAAAAGCAGGTGTCTTACCTATTGCCTATCACGGACCTTCAACTATTTTAAATCTAATCACAAAAGAAGCATCAGAATCAGGGATTGAAGCAATCGTGCTAATTGTATCTTTGCCCCAATACGTTGTATTAGGAGAGGATTATCTGGGGAAAGTCAGACTCATGGAAATACTGAACATGCTGTACAACATCCCTGTGGATAAAGAAGATTTCGAAAGGGCTCTGGAGCAGCGTAATATGATAAATGAAAGAATGGAAAATTCCCCGGAGATTAAAATGCTCCTGCCGCAGCTTGAAAACATGTATGATATACGGATCAAAGCAATGGAAACAGAGGGCACCGCTCAACTGACCCCTGAAATGGAAGAAAACCTTTGGAAAGCAATAGGAAAAGATATCGGGAAAGCATAG